TTGGCCCGCGTGCCCGGGAAGGGCGCCTGGCGCCGGCTGTTGGTGCCGTTGGCCATCTTCAGGCCGCCCATCACCCGACCGTCGGCGTCGAGGTAGGCCAGGTCCTCGGGAGTGAAGACGCGGGTGCCCGGCCCGGTGCGGCGCATCTTCAGGTAGATGGTCTGGCCGCTGCTGAGATAGGCGCTGCCGGGCATGACGTTCAGGGTCGTCAGGCCGCCGGCCACGGCGCGGCGGTAGCCCGAGTCGAACACGTTCAGGCCGTCGCGGATGCGCACGCCGGGCTGGATGGGGCCGCTGTCGTCGGCGGCGCGGAAGCCGCCGATGTGGCTGTGGGTGTCCACGAGGCCGGGCATGATGACCCGGCCGGACACGTCGACGAGGGTCGCGTTGCCGGGCACGCCGATGTCGTCGACCGAGCCGATGGCGCGGATCCGCCCGTCCTCGACCACGAGGACGCCGGCGGGGATCTCGGGGCCGTCGACCGGGATCAGGCGGGCGCCCACGAAGGCCGTGGGGGCGGCGGTGGCCGGCCGCGCGGTCAGGACGGCGGTCAGGAGAAGCAAAAGGACGAGGGGCAGGCGCATCGGGCGGGCCTCCGGGCTGCGGTCGGTTTGCGGGGTGAACGGGAGCGAGGATACTTGATTCTGATATTCGTTACCACCGCAAAGGCCCGGACCGGTACGCGCGGAGGCCCGGCACCGGGCCGGGCCTCCGTCGCGCCTGCGGGCCATGCGGATCAGCCGCCGAACTTCACCGTCAGGCCGCCGGCCGCCTCGAACTGCCAGATGCCCGAGCCGGAAACGCCGATGTCCACGCCGCCGGGGCCGAACCACACGCCGCCGCCCGCGTCGAAGATCGTGCTGTAGACCTTGAACTGCCCGCGCAGGCCCACCTTCTTGGCCTCGCCGAAGTAGGCCTTGAAGCCGGCGCCGAAGGCGACCGAGAACTTCGTCAGGCCCTCGAGGTCGTAGGTGTCGCCGTCGATGACCGCCGTGGCCTCGCTCGGGGAGAAGTAGGTGGCGCCCAGGGAGCCCGTCACGAACGGCATCACCGGGCTGCCCGGACGGCCGAGGGCGCGCACGGTGCCGATGTGCCAGAAGTTCACCGACATGTTCGACAGGGTGAACTTGCTGCCGATGCGCGGATCCCAGTCGAGGCTGCCGTCCTGGCGGGTGTAGCCGGCTTCGACCCACATCCCGGGCCGGATGGGCACGTCGACCGCGATGCCGAGGGCGCCGCCGGTGCCGGTGCGCAGCTTGCCCTGGTAGGTCTCGATGTTGCCGCCCCACATGCTGCCGTAGGTGGCGCTCACCTCGATGGGGGGCCGGGAGGCCTGGGCCGAGGCCAGGGCCGGGATCAGCAGGCTGGCGAGGGCCGCGACGGCCGTGATCGCTTGCGGGAATCTCATGTCATATCCCTCCGGGAGGATGTGGGAACGGTCGGCGTCGAACGTCGGTATCCTAGCCGGACCGGTCCGGCTTGTCGATCCCATTCAAGTCCGGGACGCGGCGACCGATGGCAGGCAATTAGTGCTGGGACCGGGACGGGGTCGTGGGGTAGTCTTCGCCGGGACGGTCGGCCGACCGTCCGGGGGAGAAATCCGGCACCGCCGGCCGCGGGCCCCTGAGGCCGCCCGCGGCCGCGACCACAGCGAGATGCGAACGCGATGACGGGAACCAAGGAGGCAACCCGATGAACAAGCGATACCTGAACATGACGACCCTGATCGCCCTGGCGGCGGTCCTGGTCCTGGCCGGATGCGGGGGCAAGCAGGTCACCCGCACCGACGTGCAGGAGCAGATCGACCTGAGCGGCGAATGGAACGACATCGACAGCCAGCAGGTGTCGGCGGCCCTGACGACCCAGATCACCGCCAGCCCCTGGGTCGAGGACTTCCGGGCGGAGAAGGGCAAGAAGCCCTACCTGATCGTGGGCACGGTGCGCAACAAGACGCCCGAACACATCCCGGTGAAGACCTTCATCGCCGATCTCGAGCGCAACTTCATCAACGGCGGCCGCGTGCGCGTGGTGGCCTCGGCCGAGGAGCGCGACGAGGTCCGCGGCGAGCGCGCCGACCAGCAGGAGTTCTCGTCGCCGGAGACCATGAAGCAGTGGGGCAAGGAGAAGGGCGCCGACTACATGCTCATCGGCGAGATCAACGCCCTCTTCGACACCGAGGGCGGCGACCAGGTGAAGTACTACCAGGTCGACGCCTACCTGGTCGATCTCGAGGACAACACGAAGGTCTGGGCGGGCTTCGAGAAGATCAAGAAGTTCGTCGGCAAGGGCAAGTACAAGCCCTGATGATGCGTCCGTTCCCGCGCATCCCGCACGACGCGTGCCGCGGCAGGAGGGCCGCCGCCCTGGCGGCCGTCCTGCTCGTGGTGCTCGTGCAGTCGGGCTGCGCGACCTACACCACCAAGTTCAAGGACCTGCGGCCCCAGTTCGCCGGCGGCCAGTACGACGCGGCCCTGGCCACGGTCGAGAAGGAGGCCGGGTCGAAGGACCGCGTCCTGTACTACCTCGAACGCGGCCTGATCCTCCACTACGCCGGACGATTCGCCGAGAGCAACGAGGCCTTCGCCGCGGCCGAGCGCACGGCCGACGATCTCTACACCAGGTCCATCAGCGAGGGCGCGCTCTCGCTCATCTCCAACGACAACGCCATCAGCTACCGGCCGCGCCCCTTCGAGATGGCGATGGTGCCCTACTACAAGGGACTGAACTACACCTACCTCGGCCAGCGCGAGGAGGCCCAGGTCGAGGCCCGCCGCGCGAGCCTGCAGCTCTCGAAGTACGTCGACGCCACGCTCGACGGCCTGCGCGCTGAGGACCGCGACGCCCTCGAGCGCATCCGCAACAACGCCTTCCTGCACTACTACAGCGGCATGGTGTACGACTGGGACGGCGAACTGAACGACGCCTTCGTGGCCTACCGCAACGCCGCCGTGGCCTACCAGCAGTCGCACGGCCTGCTGCAGACCGAGGTGCCGCCCCAGCTCGGCCGCGACCTGACCCGGGTCGGCGCCCGTCTCGGCTTCCGGGCCGAACTCGACCAGCTGCGGGCGAGCTGTCCGGATGTCTTCCGCGACGTCGACGACGACGGCCATCCCGTCACCCGCGAGGACTACGAGAAGCTGGCCGCCTGGCGCGGAGGCGAGGGCGAGGTCGTGCTCATGCTCGAGACGGGCTTCGTGCCCGAGAAGACCCAGGTGCGCTTCGACTTCCCGGTCTTCGAGAGCGAGGCCTACGACGATCCGAACTACTGGTCGTGGCAGATCTGGGCGGGGATGGGCAACACCCAGGCCTTCGTCAAGGGGCGGAAGGTCGAGTACTGGGTCTCGGTGGCCGCGCCCGAACTGCAGGACGGGCGGCCCGGTCCGGTGGCCGCCGCGCGGGTGAGCGCCGGCACCGCGGCGGGGCATGCCGTCTCGCACCGGGTCGAGAACCTCAGCCGGCAGGCGCGCCTCACGTTCGATGCCGAGAAGCCCACCATCTTCTTCAAGACGATCCTGCGCGGCCTGACCAAGTACCTGGCCAGCCGCGGGGCCGAGAAGGCCGGCGGCGACTGGGCCAAGCTCGCGGCCAACATCTTCGGCGCGGTGACCGAGAGCGCCGACACGCGCTCCTGGCTGACCCTGCCCGAGCACCTGCACCTGGTGCGTCTGAGCCTGCCGCCGGGGACGTACGACCTGCAGGTCGAACTGCTCGGGTACGACGGCCGCCCGCTGCACACCGAGACGATCGCCGGCGTGGCGGTCGACGCGGGGGACTGGACCTTCGTCTCCCGCCGGGTCTTCTGAGGTGGGGCGCCGCGCCCGGCAGCCCCGGCCCCGGCCATGACCGCTCCGCACCGCCGCATCCGTTTCCTCTTCGCCGCCCTGGTCATCGTGGCCGTCGTCATCCTGGTCTTCCAGTGGGACGCCCGGCGCCGCGTCGACCATCTCCAGGACATGATGGAGAGCCAGGGGCGGGCCATCGCCGACCTGGTGGCCGAAGCCAGCCAGCACGGTCTGGCGACCTTCGACTCGTGGCGGGACGAAGTCGAGCACCGGCTCGTGAACAACGCCCTCTGGCTGGCCTGGCTCGACGCCGAGGGCGGCCTGGACCGCGAACGGCTGCGCGGCTTCGCGGCGACGATGGGGCTGCACCGGATCCTGGTCTTCGGGCCCGACGGCCGCCTGGAAGGGGCGAGCCACGATCCGCCCGGAGGGGGCGGCGCCGGCGACCTGCGCCTGCCCGCCGGTTTCCTCGCCCCGCTGCTCGACGGCCGCGAGCCGTTCCGGGTCCACGGCTTCCGCGACGCGGCCCGACCGGGCGAGCAGCGTCTCGTGGCCGGGTCGGCGCGGCCCGGCGGCGGCGCCATCGTCGTCAACGTGACGGCCGACTCGCTCCACGCCACCCGGCGCGACCTCGGGCCGGGGCACCTGATCCGGTCGCTCGGCGAGGGGCCGGCGTTCCGCTACATCGTGATCCAGGACCGCACGGGCATCCAGGCCGCCTCGACCGCCGACCTCGACTACCCGCTCACCCTCGACGCGCCGTTCCTGGCCCCCCTGGAGGAGGGCGCCCGCTGGGTGAGCCGCGAGTACGAGTCCGCGGCGGGCGTGGTGTTCGAGGTGTCGCGAAAGGTGGCGCTGGGTGCGCAGCCGGTCTGGCTGCGGGTCGGTCTCGACGGACAGCTTCTGGCCGACATGCGGGCCGACACGCGGCGCCAGGCGGTGATGCGGCTGGCGGTGCTGCTGGGGGGGCTGGCCCTCGTCTCGGCCCTGACGTGGGCCTGGCAACGTCAGGGTCATCTCGATTCGGAGGTGGCGCGCATCAGCGCCGAGCTGCAGCGCCACGAGGTGGAGGCGCGGCGCCGCGAGAAGCTGGTGGCCATGGGGTCGCTGGGGGCGGGGGTCGCCCACCAGATCCGCAATCCCCTCAACAGCATCCACATGCTGGCGCAGGTGCTCGGCCGCCGCGCCGACCTGCCCGACGACGTGCGCCAGCAGGTGACCCACGTGCGCGACGAGAGCGCCCGCATCGAGCAGATCGTGCGCCAGTTCCTGCAGTTCGCCAAGCCGCGCGAACCCATCTGCGAGGAACTCGACCTCGCCGCGGTGGTGCGCGAGGTGACGGACCTGCAGGCGGCGGCGGCAGGGCCCGGCGGCCCGACCTTCTCGGCCTACGCCCCGGGTCTGACGGCCGAGGTGGACCGCCAGTTCGTCATCGAGATCCTCGAGAACCTCCTGCGCAACGCGGCGGCGGCCGTCGGCCCCGGCGGCAAGGTGCTCGTCTCGCTGATCGGAGCCGGTGACATGGCCGAGATCGTCGTCGCCGACGACGGGCCCGGCGTGCCGGCGGCCGATCGCGACCGCATCTTCGACCTCTACTACACGACCCGCCCCGAGGGGACGGGTCTGGGCCTGAGCCTGGCCGCCCAGATGGTCGCGGCCATGGACGGCAGCCTGGAGCTGGACACCGAACCGGGCCTCGACGGCCGGGGCGCCCGCTTCGTGGTGCGTCTGCCCCGCCACCGCGGCGGCGGCGAACGGAAGGACACGGAGACATGAGACGGGGCACGATCCTGATCGTCGACGACGAGCGGCGCCAGCGCGAGACCCTGGCCCAGGTGCTCGCCGGCTGGGGCCACGACGTGCTCGAGGCCGGCGGCGGCGAGGAGGCCCTCGCCCGGCTGGACAACGCGGCCGTCGATCTCGTGCTCAGCGACCTGCGCATGCCCGGCCTGTCCGGCGACGAACTGCTGGCCCGGTTGCGGGAGACGCGCCCGGACGTCGACGTGGTCCTGATGACGGCCTACGGCACCATCGAGGGCGCCGTCGCGGCCATGCGCCAGGGCGCCGCCGACTTCGTCACCAAGCCGCTGGACCTCGACCAGCTGGAGGTCGTCATCGACCGGACCCTGGCCCGGCGCGATCTCGTGCGCGAGAACAAGGTGCTGCGGCGGCGCCTGGCCGAGACGTCGGCGGGCTTCCGGCTCCGGGGCACGTCGCGCGCCCTGGCGGTGGTGCTGGACCGGGCGGCCCGGGCGGCCGAAACCGACGCGACGGTGCTCGTGCGGGGCGAGAGCGGCACCGGCAAGGAGCTGCTGGCCCGCTCGCTGCACGACCTGAGTCCGCGCGCCGAGGGGCCGTTCGTGCCGGTCAACTGCGCCGCCCTGCCCGAGACGCTGCTCGAGAGCGAGCTCTTCGGGCACGTGCGGGGGGCGTTCACCGGCGCGGATCGCGACCGTCCGGGCCGGGTGGCCCAGGCGGCGGGCGGAACCCTCTTCCTCGACGAGATCGGTGACGTCTCGCCGGGGGTGCAGGTGAAGCTGCTGCGCTTCCTGCAGGAGCGGGAGTACACGCCCGTGGGCAGCGACACCGTGCAGCGGGCCGACGTGCGGGTCGTCGTCGCCACCCACCGCGACCTCGAGGCGCGCGTGCGCGAAGGCGCCTTCCGCGAGGACCTCTTCTTCCGTCTCAACGTCGTGGACCTGGAGCTGCCGCCGCTGCGGGAACGGCGGGAGGACATCCCCGAACTCGCGGGGCACTTCCTCGCCCGCTACGCGACGCGCTACGAACGGCCGGCCCGCACCTTCAGCGCCGAGGCCATGGCCGCCCTCATGGGGCATGCCTATCGGGGCAACGTGCGGGAGCTCGAGAACATCGTCGAACAGACCGTGGTCATGACGCGGGGCGAGGTGGTCCACTCGGACGACCTGCCGGCGGCTCTCACCGCGCGGCGCGGGCCGGCGGCCCCGAACGGCGACGGCGCGCCGGGCTGGGAGAGCGTCGGCGGCGACCTGCCGCGCTGGCTCGAGACGCTCGAGAAGAAGATCGTGCTGGAAACCCTCGCGGCCTTTTCCGGCAACCAGAGCAGCGCGGCCCGCCGGCTGGGCCTGACCGAGAGCGGACTGCGCTACAAGCTCGGCAAGTGGAGGGACGACGACGAAGGCTGAGCACCAGGCGAACGGCAGCTCGCGCGCCCCGCGGACCCTCCGCGGGGCGCTTCGTTTTCTCGCGGAGTTCCGCGCCGGCGGGGGCACAGGCCCGCAGGAAACTGCGAACCGTCCCGGCAGGTTCACGAATCGGTACGCTGGGAGATGTCGTGTAACTTCATGTGATCGTTTCTGTTGCAGAAAAGTCGGGTCGGTGCGGTCGGCATGGTCCGTCGGTTGCAGAGGGGCCGGTGTGAGCATGGGGAGATCATGGCAACCGCCCAACGGAGGCACTGAGATGAAGCACTTGACCATCATGATTTCGCTGGCCGCGCTGACGATCCTGTTCGCGGCGGCGGCCCAGGCCCAGGACTTCGGACCCGGACAGGGCAACGGCGTCTGCCAGTTCATCGACGAGGACGGCGACGGGTTCAACGACCTCGCCCCCGACGCCGACGGCGACGGCATCCCCAACGGCATGGATCCCGACTACGTGAAGCCCGAGGACGGCACCGGCAGCGGCAACCAGTACAAGTGGGCCTACGCCTACGGCGAACTGGTGAAGCAGATGTTCGGCCAGGCCGAGCAGAAGGCCATGGGCGTCGACGGCAGCGGCCACTGGGGTCCCGGCGACGGCACCGGCGATTGCATCGGCGACGGCACCGGCGGCGGCGCCTTCGGCCCCGGCGCGGGCACGGGCGACGGCACGGGCGACGGCACCGGCACCGGCAGCGAAGGCGGCGTGCAGCAGCAGCGGAAGGGCCGTCGCTAGGACGGCCGGGTGCGGGCGGGGCTGCGGCCCCGCCCGGCCCCCACGGAACCGGATGGCGAACCGCCGCGACGAAGCACGACGAGACGAACGACGAGACGAACAGCAGGAACGGGAACGGAAACGGCGCGCGAGCGCAGGATGAAGAACCGACGGGGCCCAGGGCTCCGCACCCCCGGAAGAAGAGAAGGATGATCGCCCGCAACCGGCAGCACCCCCACGCGACGAGACGCCCCGGCGGCCTGCTGGCCCTGGCGGCGATCGTGTGCGCGGCGACGGGGGCGACGGCCGGCGACCTGAGCGGGTCCTTCAGCCTCGGCACCGGCTACTACGACCATCCCCTCGGCATCGAAGGCGAGACTCCGGCCGGCTTCCTCACGCAGGCCCTGCGGATCTCGACCCGGCTCGGCGCGTCGCCCACGACGTCGCGGCCGCTGCCCGATGTCGTCAAGCTGGGCTACGAGGGCAACGCGAGCCAGTTCGACAACGAGACCGAGCTGGGCAACATGCGCCACGCCCTCGGACTCGAGTACTTCCACACGAGCCCCGTCGCCGAGGGCGACCCGCGGGCCCACTCGCTGAGCCTCGGCGCGCAGGGAGCCCTGCGCCGCTACGAGGGCGGCTACACGATCTACGACTACCACGAGCTGTACGCGTACGCGGCCTTCCGCCGCCACGCGGGGACGAACACGCTCTGGTCCGGCTTCGGGGCGCTGCGGCTGCGGCGCTACGGGGAGCTGCCGGAGGAGAGCTTCGTCGAGCCGCACGGTCAGCTCAAGGTCCAGCGGTTCTTCTCGGGCCGCACCACGCTCGGACTGTCGGCCCGGTTCGGCGTGAAGACCTACAACGACTCGGCCGCGTCCGCCGTCTGGGGCACCCCTAATCTCCCCTCAACGTCTCAGGCGGCGGCGCGGCTGGAATTTTCGCAGGGAGTGTCCGACAGGGTGGGTTTGCGGGTAAGGGTGGACTCGCGCCACACCCTGTCGGACTTCCCGTACTACGTGTCCGAGGACATCTTCGACAGTCCGCTCCTGGACACGTACGCCCACCAGGGCTGGGATGCCCTGGCGGTCCTGAAATGGCTCGCCCCGCTCCAGGTCTGGACCGAACTGGGCTATTCCCGCGGCGAGCACGACTACGGTTCGCTGCTCTTCGCCGGCACGCCCGCCGGACAGACCCGGGACGACAGTGTGGCGGAGATCTTCACGACGTTGCGCCGGCGTCTGGCCGGTCACCGGGACGGTCCGGAGCTGCAGCTGACGGCCGGCTGGCGGGACCAGCGAAGCACCATCGACACCTACACCTACGACGGCCTGTTCGCCCACACCTCCCTGGCCTGGAATTTCTGATTTTTTCGCTGGGAAAAGCGTTTCGAATTCGATAAGATGAACTCAGACAACAAATTACTACCGTAGTGGTAGGATTTGATCCCGGAAGGAGGTCGGCACCGCTGCTATTCGGATGTGTGGAGTAGGCGTAGGAGGGGAGAGCTCCATTCGACACTCTCGCACCAATAGCGAACAGGAGAACGCATGCGTTCACGGTACGTCATTCTCGCCGCCCTGCTGCTCCTTGCAGCCGGCACCGTCTTCGCCGCCCCCGCCTCGCGCCCCTTCGCTCCCGTCCAGAACGGCTTCGACGCCGTGGGTACCCGGGAGGCGACCTTCCATCCCGAGCGCGTCCTCGTGCAGTTCCGCGCCGCCAACGTGGAGAAGGCCATGCTCGCCGTGCCCTTCGTCCGGGGCGCGGAGATGCCCGGCGCCCGCACCGGCATCGCGTCGGTCGACGCGCTGCTCGCGCGCGACGGGGTGGTCCGGGTCTCGCGGCCGTACGATCGTCCGGCCCGCATGGACAAGGCCGCCGAACTGGGCGTCGACCGCTGGTTCCTGCTCGAGGCGCCGGGAGCCGACGTGCAGGCCCTCGCGGCCGACCTGGCCAAGGACCCGACCGTGGCCCACGCGACGGTGGACTGGTACGCGTTCCCGGCGTCGGTGCCGAATGATCCGCTCTACGCCGACCACTGGGGCCACAACAACACGGCCCAGATGATCTCCTACGACTGGTCGACCTACAGCCACACGGGTCCGACCGTGGGCACGGTGGGCTTCGACAGCAACGCCCAGGCCGCCTGGGACCAGACCTACGGTGATCCGAACGTCGTCATCGCCATCATCGACAGCGGCGTGGACATCTATCACGAGGACCTCAGCTGCACCGCCGGCTACGACTTCGGCGACAACGACACCAATCCGATGGACGACAGCCGCAGCGCCGGCCACGGCACCTGCTGCGCCGGCGTCACCGCCGCCGTGGCCAACAACGGCACCGGCATCGTCGGCATCGCCGGCAACTGCACGATCATGCCGCTGAAGGTGGCCGACCGCCGCGGCAGCATGAGCTTCACCTCGATCACCAACGCCCTGTACTACGCGGCCGACCACGACGTGGACGTGATCAGCATGAGCCTCGGCGCGGCCATCAGCAGCGACGCGGCCACCGACGCGGCCATCGCCTACGCGTACAACGCCGGCTGCACGATCCTCGCGGCCACCGGCAACGAGAACAACAGCGTCATCTCGTACCCGGCCATCAACGAGTACGTGATCGGCGTCGGCGCGGCCTCGCCCTGCGGCGACCGCAAGCGCAGCAGTTCCCTCTCGACCGAGCTGAACCCCGGCGTGTACGCCGATCCGAACGGCTACACGTGCGACGGCGAGCGCTGGTGGGGCTCGAACTACGGCCCGGCGACCCAGGACGACCGGGGCGCCGTGGACATCATCGCCCCGACGATCGTGCCGACGACCGACATCTCGGGCAGCGCCGGCTACGACGCGGGCAACTACGACATGTTCTTCAACGGCACCTCGTGCGCGACGCCGTACGCGGCGGGCGTGTGCGCCCTGATCAAGTCGGCCTTCCCGGACTACACGCCGGCCCAGGTGCGCGCGCAGCTGGTGTCGACGGCCCAGGACATCGTCAACGTCGAGTCGGGCGCCGGCTGGGACCGCTACAGCGGCTACGGCATGGTCGACGCGGCGGCGGCGATCGCCGGCGGCGGCGGCCCGGTGGAGAACCCGCCGGTGGCGGCCTTCAGCGGCTCGCCCACCAGCGGCGACTACCCGCTCGTGGTGGCCTTCAGCGACCAGAGCGCCAACGCCCCGACGAGCTGGGCCTGGACCTTCGGCGACGGCGGCACCGCC
The sequence above is a segment of the bacterium genome. Coding sequences within it:
- a CDS encoding penicillin-binding protein activator LpoB, yielding MNKRYLNMTTLIALAAVLVLAGCGGKQVTRTDVQEQIDLSGEWNDIDSQQVSAALTTQITASPWVEDFRAEKGKKPYLIVGTVRNKTPEHIPVKTFIADLERNFINGGRVRVVASAEERDEVRGERADQQEFSSPETMKQWGKEKGADYMLIGEINALFDTEGGDQVKYYQVDAYLVDLEDNTKVWAGFEKIKKFVGKGKYKP
- a CDS encoding HAMP domain-containing histidine kinase — its product is MTAPHRRIRFLFAALVIVAVVILVFQWDARRRVDHLQDMMESQGRAIADLVAEASQHGLATFDSWRDEVEHRLVNNALWLAWLDAEGGLDRERLRGFAATMGLHRILVFGPDGRLEGASHDPPGGGGAGDLRLPAGFLAPLLDGREPFRVHGFRDAARPGEQRLVAGSARPGGGAIVVNVTADSLHATRRDLGPGHLIRSLGEGPAFRYIVIQDRTGIQAASTADLDYPLTLDAPFLAPLEEGARWVSREYESAAGVVFEVSRKVALGAQPVWLRVGLDGQLLADMRADTRRQAVMRLAVLLGGLALVSALTWAWQRQGHLDSEVARISAELQRHEVEARRREKLVAMGSLGAGVAHQIRNPLNSIHMLAQVLGRRADLPDDVRQQVTHVRDESARIEQIVRQFLQFAKPREPICEELDLAAVVREVTDLQAAAAGPGGPTFSAYAPGLTAEVDRQFVIEILENLLRNAAAAVGPGGKVLVSLIGAGDMAEIVVADDGPGVPAADRDRIFDLYYTTRPEGTGLGLSLAAQMVAAMDGSLELDTEPGLDGRGARFVVRLPRHRGGGERKDTET
- a CDS encoding sigma-54-dependent Fis family transcriptional regulator; protein product: MRRGTILIVDDERRQRETLAQVLAGWGHDVLEAGGGEEALARLDNAAVDLVLSDLRMPGLSGDELLARLRETRPDVDVVLMTAYGTIEGAVAAMRQGAADFVTKPLDLDQLEVVIDRTLARRDLVRENKVLRRRLAETSAGFRLRGTSRALAVVLDRAARAAETDATVLVRGESGTGKELLARSLHDLSPRAEGPFVPVNCAALPETLLESELFGHVRGAFTGADRDRPGRVAQAAGGTLFLDEIGDVSPGVQVKLLRFLQEREYTPVGSDTVQRADVRVVVATHRDLEARVREGAFREDLFFRLNVVDLELPPLRERREDIPELAGHFLARYATRYERPARTFSAEAMAALMGHAYRGNVRELENIVEQTVVMTRGEVVHSDDLPAALTARRGPAAPNGDGAPGWESVGGDLPRWLETLEKKIVLETLAAFSGNQSSAARRLGLTESGLRYKLGKWRDDDEG
- a CDS encoding S8 family serine peptidase, whose product is MRSRYVILAALLLLAAGTVFAAPASRPFAPVQNGFDAVGTREATFHPERVLVQFRAANVEKAMLAVPFVRGAEMPGARTGIASVDALLARDGVVRVSRPYDRPARMDKAAELGVDRWFLLEAPGADVQALAADLAKDPTVAHATVDWYAFPASVPNDPLYADHWGHNNTAQMISYDWSTYSHTGPTVGTVGFDSNAQAAWDQTYGDPNVVIAIIDSGVDIYHEDLSCTAGYDFGDNDTNPMDDSRSAGHGTCCAGVTAAVANNGTGIVGIAGNCTIMPLKVADRRGSMSFTSITNALYYAADHDVDVISMSLGAAISSDAATDAAIAYAYNAGCTILAATGNENNSVISYPAINEYVIGVGAASPCGDRKRSSSLSTELNPGVYADPNGYTCDGERWWGSNYGPATQDDRGAVDIIAPTIVPTTDISGSAGYDAGNYDMFFNGTSCATPYAAGVCALIKSAFPDYTPAQVRAQLVSTAQDIVNVESGAGWDRYSGYGMVDAAAAIAGGGGPVENPPVAAFSGSPTSGDYPLVVAFSDQSANAPTSWAWTFGDGGTATVQNPDHTYAAAGVYTVSLTVTNAYGADTEIKTGYITVTEPSAGGGTMHVADMNVYKVLSGRKYYGRCDVSVVDDTGAPVAAATVTATYSGDISGTVSGVTGSDGWVTLSTLTKAYANSPFCFTVTNVTHATLDYASGDNLVTQSCEGGDVYGAESGRVVGLTGLGRNWPNPFNPQTDIAFSLAREGRVRLAVYNVKGELVDVLAEGVYGVGEHVFTFNGQDRPSGVYFYRLEAPGFTETRKMIMLK